Proteins co-encoded in one Ictalurus punctatus breed USDA103 chromosome 18, Coco_2.0, whole genome shotgun sequence genomic window:
- the setx gene encoding probable helicase senataxin isoform X1: METCLWCTASAESDAAVTRVLNRYCTDAMTPKEMQDANSDFIYCLECVVEYHRARERVPALHKHLWKLETARLLKVFRDMLEADLEDSDLFFVDDEQEQPVSKFTPEEFLNGLRFPLMEVLKYPYLLCDRDLCEMVVNVLCKMEDMQNPLPVHDQYQGIYLLMVHPNEKVRHWAIATARSLGRVDRDNYYDLQEVFLCMFYIIDLGITVDFPNVDDSYCSGKLQMLPPHLYDSKNKKNYWLGICMLLMQLDSQAMDSLLMGPEGQASIPQCIINTMNDCNKDDPGSDPFWPALHCFLVVLDRLGSKIWGQIEPLDAFQAITKADSYMAEIKNIRQKTAGTRVKEETENHDDLLSCSQIVYDCYATERTSRSSNYSSGNSDTSGNAVFEEISCLVNVLQSEMGQGMRVYGSTFLWFIPFVRSIMELNVLNSICIGEVIHYLDNNADKDVLSGRTHTCDKVTEFFIRILVDIIELHLSKGCMETLSYFTHIWVDLVMQCATLSGDIFHTRIHEGRGVFAASSHFSRGTRMPAVGVGVGAVSQACMKLIRSLLKEGGPTATETAPFLNLVNKQMRSVSARGWNLPKSEYENLKKCLIKLVKAISERPAVPNDVLPCAPPTPPSEPSENIISYPNPTLTPPLQQVQTRDVEVGPSRPIGTIDFIKNEPPWDHGECQSFYDGQEEMIKIKKEACKPIPCSEFGSPPEVNYIKKIDLGKGQEIESGKIRDVTKKKFETEDEQGKCSGLKEFGHASDVSLQPSTSQSNVSGSARFSKSCKRTLDDDDDDEPFDVRLRRLKRPVESRNENSTESRQVSIPLPSSAEKVDEASVIATSEVSSNDQKLLENRVARDPSFDSSTTPGRCYDYLSESQLFECETEEYVASAWNEPDTDVPVVTKKQKLDSKACISPEAVEPMQSPEAVEPMQSPEAVEPMQTQPVPDEDVERACLQVEAQICKQQQPHEPTTSNIQVPSKPSSNEKYDFVQSKHFKSPPEKTGLTDKKGKQWLCRKPPVIEALSQKIKKHCRTHNISPNPVKPCSSTTLTVASPSMVVPSRGCPASSVARSPSTPAIVPPKKVRKRAEPESPAELLGLKKKERKAFDLSQRSLVSLGELRSHGQNVHVEPQQKSKRVRQKKVGAKKGKKMLASQDMQYFIQSRRMLQKPTAATGVVAKSNKFTVPETLSKSKPAIETVSESGDEEDDYDFLPCSQPDPDRRVDSKTGSCQVNTHLSDESKKAVNDWSENITSKEFSSHQNNKGACSSMPEGAESRDGNCGGDDDDDDDDEWTSLTQNEPTDMELCSQMEQMEVEYGESLYTVSDFGNQPNISKGETSVPLQPLSGNPPQKSLPDASTEMSSNEHLFLKPSMPPECQKKTKPSTTKIYSSNSRSATLVKEMGKVANPPSAANVAKAKVARPPPAMPPPPLPKPPPKSTPQPEFRQPLPPRPSLNPLKPDLKSSLSSVTSASHVPSYKTYPRPEAPVPIQTPTVAQNRRPDNTPMYEPSYLKRAILKWEYHMFDNYRMFGTPKDLCPFALKEVPTNFYSYQEYFNILYPLLLINTFEEMVREWLNGRKVRIELHVQAIEYHNCIASASFKVCLNAEQVKKQLYPREDDLVLLWLPENTGAYANDEPGFTENIHFGCVVKSMLSNGGPLYLTIQTRGNVSSVNTQPVRCEVIGSLISTLREFRALCLLQKSKLELPVLKPDMKYFAPCQDDLTNLDMPEYNRDQAKAISCGVAMVKRKQNTPKILLIHGPPGTGKSKIIVGMLHRFLSDGESPSLNRYAKSRRRRILLCTPSNAAIDNLMKKIIILFKDMCLDKDAPQGNCGDINLVRLGSERTISEYLTPFSLDSQVKKRLEKAQQICDSDIQRKKEELDKQIEKLSRQCAETGKKSATFEQLNARKLKCLQEREELSKQLKEFRSKRQSVQSRLLHDAHVICCTLSTSGSTLLEFAFRNLGHEPFNCVIVDEAGQAKETETLIPLLYRCPNLILVGDPMQLPPTVVSQTAKQLGYDQSLMARLCKTRLYPSIFLSFQYRMHPVICEFPSKYIYNNDLKSDRETARKLCSSSWPFEPYRVFDVIDGKERREGDSFSNLKEVNLVLLLLKLLGEKHAMRKEKQQIRAGIITPYNAQKQRLLQALQNDTDKEYKKCIQVEVDTVDGFQGREMDCIIVSCVRASNENGSIGFVANRQRMNVTITRAKFSLFILGHLCTLKQSEWGALIEDAKARGTVIEAHESNFHQVTKKVLKPIPFSHSHSYPPNIPASSEDHRMHTRPSDPRLAEAHRSSREQDGANQSFTHPRPPSRRPSDPRFQQSSARSFRAPPERRYDRHNASSGSCRAYRK, encoded by the exons ATGGAGACGTGTCTGTGGTGTACAGCATCGGCCGAAAGCGATGCGGCGGTCACGAGGGTTCTAAACCGCTACTGCACCGACGCCATGACACCGAAAGAAATGCAGGATGCGAACAGTGACTTCATATATTGCCTGGAGTGCGTGGTGGAGTACCACCGAGCAAGAGAGAGGGTCCCTGCCCTGCACAAG CATCTATGGAAATTGGAGACCGCTCGTCTGCTCAAAGTCTTCCGGGACATGTTGGAGGCCGATCTGGAGGACTCGGACTTGTTCTTTGTCGACGATGAACAGGAGCAGCCCGTCTCGAAGTTTACACCGGAGGAATTTCTCAATGGGCTGAGATTCCCACTCATGGAAGTGCTGAAATACCCTTACCTGCTGTGCGACCGGGATCTCT GCGAAATGGTGGTGAATGTGTTATGCAAAATGGAAGATATGCAAAACCCCCTACCAGTGCATGACCAGTATCAGGGAATTTACCTGCTCATGGTGCACCCGAACGAAAAG GTGCGTCACTGGGCTATAGCCACTGCCAGGTCGTTGGGCAGGGTGGACAGAGATAACTATTATGATCTCCAGGAGGTCTTCTTGTGCATGTTCTATATAATTGACTTGGGAATCACTGTGGACTTTCCAAATGTGGATGACTCTTACTGCTCTGGCAAGCTTCAGATGCTACCTCCACATCTCTATGACTCCAAAAATAAGAAGAATTATTGGCTAG GTATCTGTATGTTGCTGATGCAGCTGGATTCACAGGCCATGGACTCTTTGTTAATGGGGCCAGAAGGGCAGGCCAGCATTCCCCAATGCATTATTAATACCATGAATGACTGCAATAAAG atgACCCGGGATCGGATCCCTTCTGGCCTGCCTTGCACTGTTTCTTGGTCGTTCTAGACCGACTGGGCTCAAAGATCTGGGGTCAAATAGAACCGCTAGATGCTTTCCAGGCCATCACTAAAGCAGACAGCTACATGGCTGAAATTAAAAACATCCGACAGAAAACTGCAGG GACAAGAGTGAAAGAGGAGACTGAGAATCACGATGATCTGTTATCCTGCAGTCAAATTGTGTATGACTGTTATGCTACGGAGCGAACAAGTCGA TCATCAAACTACTCATCTGGCAACAGTGACACCAGTGGCAATGCAGTCTTTGAAGAAATAAGCTGCCTAGTTAATGTCTTACAGTCTGAAATGGGCCAAGGCATGCGTGTATATGGGAGCACCTTTCTCTGGTTCATTCCGTTTGTTCGCTCGATCATGGAGTTGAACGTGCTTAATAGCATCTGCATTGGGGAGGTCATCCACTATCTGGATAACAACGCCGACAAGGACGTGCTGTCTGGACGGACACACACCTGCGACAAAGTCACGGAGTTCTTTATCCGCATCCTTGTTGATATAATCGAGCTGCACCTAAGTAAAGGCTGCATGGAGACACTGTCCTACTTTACCCATATCTGGGTGGATTTGGTAATGCAGTGTGCTACCCTTTCTGGTGACATTTTTCATACCAGAATACACGAAGGTAGGGGGGTCTTTGCAGCATCTTCACATTTCAGTAGAGGGACCCGGATGCCAGcagttggtgttggtgttggtgccGTTAGTCAAGCTTGCATGAAGCTGATTCGCTCTCTGTTGAAAGAAGGGGGACCGACGGCTACAGAGACTGCACCCTTTCTGAACCTGGTTAACAAACAGATGCGCAGTGTCTCAGCCAGAGGGTGGAATCTTCCCAAATCGGAATATGAGAATCTTAAGAAATGCTTGATCAAGCTTGTAAAAGCAATATCGGAAAGGCCTGCGGTTCCAAACGATGTTCTGCCATGTGCTCCCCCAACGCCGCCTTCAGAACCTTCAGAAAATATCATTTCCTACCCAAATCCCACATTGACCCCGCCTCTGCAGCAAGTACAAACCAGAGATGTAGAGGTTGGTCCAAGTCGTCCTATAGGTACGATTGATTTTATTAAGAATGAACCACCGTGGGATCATGGGGAATGTCAAAGTTTCTATGATGGCCAAGAGGAAATGATTAAGATAAAGAAAGAAGCTTGCAAGCCAATACCATGTTCAGAATTTGGATCTCCTCCTGAggttaattatataaaaaaaatagacttGGGGAAAGGACAGGAAATTGAATCTGGAAAGATACGAGACGTTACTAAGAAAAAATTTGAAACTGAGGATGAACAAGGTAAATGCAGTGGCTTGAAAGAGTTTGGACATGCATCGGATGTAAGCCTTCAACCTTCCACCTCACAGTCTAACGTCTCAGGCTCTGCCAGATTTAGCAAGTCCTGTAAAAGGACGTTggatgacgacgacgacgacgagcCCTTCGATGTCCGACTGCGTCGTCTGAAAAGACCTGTCGAGTCCCGTAACGAGAATTCAACAGAGTCCAGACAGGTTTCAATACCGTTGCCTAGCAGTGCAGAAAAGGTTGATGAGGCAAGCGTAATCGCCACTTCAGAGGTTTCTTCAAATGACCAAAAGCTGTTAGAAAACAGGGTAGCACGTGATCCCTCTTTTGACTCGAGTACGACCCCAGGTCGTTGTTATGATTATTTGAGTGAATCACAATTATTTGAGTGTGAAACCGAAGAGTACGTGGCATCTGCCTGGAATGAGCCAGACACTGACGTCCCAGTTGTGACCAAAAAGCAAAAACTTGATTCCAAAGCCTGCATTAGTCCGGAGGCCGTGGAACCCATGCAGAGTCCGGAGGCCGTGGAACCCATGCAGAGTCCGGAGGCTGTGGAACCCATGCAGACTCAGCCGGTCCCGGACGAGGACGTCGAGAGAGCCTGTCTGCAAGTGGAGGCACAAATCTGTAAACAGCAACAGCCACATGAACCAACCACATCAAACATCCAAGTGCCATCCAAACCGAGTTCCAATGAAAAATATGATTTCGTTCAATCCAAACATTTCAAAAGTCCCCCTGAGAAAACTGGCCTCACTGATAAGAAAGGCAAGCAATGGCTGTGCAGAAAGCCTCCTGTTATTGAAGCCCTGAGCCAAAAAATCAAGAAACATTGCAGGACACATAACATATCTCCAAACCCTGTGAAACCATGTTCTTCCACAACGCTGACCGTTGCATCACCCTCTATGGTTGTCCCTTCCAGAGGCTGTCCTGCCTCCTCTGTTGCACGTTCACCATCCACCCCTGCCATAGTTCCACCAAAAAAGGTTCGCAAACGTGCTGAACCAGAATCTCCTGCAGAGCTTCTGGGgttgaaaaagaaggaaaggaaagctTTTGATCTTTCGCAGCGTTCCTTGGTCTCATTGGGTGAGCTTCGTTCACATGGCCAGAACGTGCATGTCGAGCCACAACAGAAGTCAAAAAGGGTTCGTCAAAAGAAGGTTGGCGCGAAGAAAGGCAAGAAGATGCTTGCATCACAAGATATGCAATACTTCATACAGAGCCGTAGGATGCTCCAGAAGCCAACGGCGGCCACTGGAGTTGTTGCCAAATCAAACAAATTTACTGTACCTGAGACCCTATCAAAATCAAAACCTGCAATTGAAACTGTTTCAGAATCGGGAGATGAGGAGGATGATTACGATTTCCTTCCATGCTCTCAGCCTGATCCTGACCGAAGGGTGGACAGTAAAACGGGTAGTTGTCAAGTCAACACTCATTTGTCAGATGAATCCAAAAAAGCAGTAAATGATTGGTCTGAGAACATTACAAGTAAAGAGTTCAGTTCCCATCAAAACAATAAAGGTGCCTGTAGTTCCATGCCAGAAGGTGCAGAATCCAGGGATGGAAactgtggtggtgatgatgatgatgatgatgatgatgaatggaCAAGCCTTACACAAAATGAGCCTACGGACATGGAGTTATGCTCTCAGATGGAGCAGATGGAGGTAGAGTATGGTGAGAGCTTGTACACGGTCAGTGACTTTGGCAACCAACCGAATATTTCTAAAGGAGAAACGAGTGTGCCACTTCAACCATTATCTGGTAACCCGCCTCAGAAATCCCTTCCTGATGCTTCCACTGAGATGTCTTCAAATGAACATTTGTTCTTAAAACCTAGCATGCCCCCGGAGTGTCAGAAAAAGACCAAGCCTTCTACGACAAAAATTTACTCCTCAAATTCCCGCAGTGCCACTTTGGTCAAAGAGATGGGAAAAGTAGCCAACCCTCCATCTGCTGCTAATGTTGCTAAGGCTAAGGTTGCACGACCACCACCAGCAATGCCGCCGCCGCCGCTACCAAAACCACCTCCAAAATCCACACCACAGCCTGAATTTCGCCAGCCTCTACCCCCGAGACCCTCCCTGAACCCTCTAAAACCTGATTTAAAGTCGTCTCTTTCTAGTGTAACGTCTGCTTCCCATGTACCGTCCTATAAGACCTATCCCAGGCCAGAAGCGCCTGTACCGATACAAACGCCAACGGTGGCTCAAAATCGAAGACCCGATAATACTCCGATGTATGAGCCATCCTACCTGAAACGGGCGATTTTAAAGTGGGAGTACCACATGTTTGACAACTACAGAATGTTTGGGACACCCAAAGACTTGTGTCCATTTGCCCTTAAGGAAGTACCAACCAATTTCTATAGCTACCAGGAGTACTTCAACATCTTGTACCCACTTCTGCTCATTAATACAtttgaggag ATGGTCCGTGAATGGCTTAATGGTAGGAAAGTCCGTATTGAACTCCACGTCCAGGCAATCGAATACCACAATTGCATTGCCAGCGCCAGTTTCAAAG TATGCCTTAATGCTGAGCAGGTGAAGAAGCAGTTGTATCCTAGAGAAGATGACCTTGTGCTCCTCTGGCTGCCGGAGAACACTGGTGCATATGCTAACGATGAGCCCGGTTTTACTGAGAATATCCACTTTGGCTGTGTGGTGAAATCCATGTTGAGTAATggag GTCCGTTGTACCTCACCATTCAGACGCGTGGTAACGTGTCCTCCGTTAACACCCAACCCGTACGCTGTGAGGTGATCGGCTCCCTGATCAGTACACTGCGGGAATTCAGAGCGTTGTGTTTGCTACAAAAGAGCAAGCTGGAGCTTCCGGTTCTCAAGCCAGATATGAAATACTTTGCACCCTGCCAGGATGACCTGACGAACCTAGATATGCCT GAATATAATCGGGACCAGGCCAAGGCAATCAGCTGTGGTGTTGCGATGGTGAAAAGGAAGCAGAATACCCCAAAGATTTTGTTAATACACGGACCACCAGGGACCGGCAAGAGCAAAATCATAGTTGGCATGTTGCACCGTTTTCTCTCT GATGGAGAGAGTCCTTCACTGAATCGCTATGCTAAGTCTCGCAGAAGAAGAATTCTGCTCTGCACCCCGTCTAATGCTGCCATCGACAACTTGATGAAGAAAATCATTATTCTCTTCAAAGACATGTGCTTGGACAAAGATGCTCCGCAAG GGAACTGTGGTGACATCAACCTGGTGCGACTAGGGAGTGAGAGGACCATCTCGGAGTACCTGACACCCTTCAGCCTTGACAGCCAGGTCAAGAAAAGATTGG aaaaagcacaacaaatctGTGATTCGGATATCcagaggaagaaggaggaaCTGGACAAGCAAATTGAAAAGCTGTCTCGGCAGTGTGCCGAGACGGGCAAAAAATCGGCCACG TTTGAACAGCTGAATGCCAGAAAGCTAAAGTGCTTACAAGAAAGGGAGGAGCTCAGCAAACAGTTGAAGGAG tTTCGTAGTAAAAGACAGTCGGTGCAGTCGCGTCTCTTGCATGACGCTCATGTGATCTGCTGCACGCTGAGCACAAGCGGCAGTACCCTCCTCGAGTTCGCCTTCCGCAACCTTGGACACGAACCGTTCAACTGCGTCATTGTGGACGAG GCAGGACAAGCTAAAGAAACCGAAACCTTGATCCCTTTGCTTTATCGATGCCCGAACCTCATCCTGGTGGGCGACCCTATGCAGCTCCCACCCACTGTTGTATCCCAG ACCGCCAAACAGCTGGGCTACGACCAGTCGCTGATGGCTCGGCTTTGTAAGACGCGTCTGTACCCCAGCATCTTCCTCAGTTTCCAGTACCGCATGCACCCAGTCATATGCGAGTTCCCATCCAAGTACATCTACAACAATGACTTGAAAAGTGACCG CGAGACTGCTCGGAAGCTGTGCTCATCCTCCTGGCCGTTTGAACCCTACAGAGTGTTTGATGTGATCGAtggaaaagagagaagagagggaga TTCCTTTAGTAACCTGAAGGAGGTCAACCTGGTGCTGCTGCTTTTGAAGCTGCTTGGAGAAAAGCATGCCATGCGCAAGGAGAAGCAACAGATTCGCGCTGGCATCATCACTCCATATAACGCCCAGAAACAGCGTCTCCTGCAGGCCCTTCAGAACGACACGGACAAGGAATATAAAAAATGCATACA ggTGGAGGTGGACACTGTGGATGGGTTCCAGGGCCGTGAAATGGACTGCATCATCGTGTCCTGTGTAAGAGCCAGCAACGAGAACGGTTCTATCGG GTTTGTTGCTAATCGCCAGAGGATGAATGTGACCATAACTAGAGCTAAATTCAGCTTGTTTATCCTGGGACATCTCTGCACTCTCAAG CAGAGCGAATGGGGCGCGCTGATCGAGGACGCGAAGGCACGTGGCACCGTAATAGAAGCCCACGAGTCCAACTTCCACCAGGTCACGAAGAAGGTGCTGAAACCGATTCCATTCTCACATAGTCACTCGTACCCCCCCAACATTCCTGCCTCTTCTGAAGACCACAGAATGCACACGAGACCTTCAGACCCGCGTCTAGCAGAGGCTCATCGTTCCAGCAGAGAGCAGGACGGTGCGAACCAAAGCTTCACTCACCCAAGGCCACCCAGTCGCCGTCCTTCAGATCCTCGGTTCCAGCAAAGCTCCGCACGTTCCTTTCGTGCACCTCCAGAACGACGTTACGACCGTCACAATGCTTCATCAGGGTCGTGCAGGGCATACAGGAAGTAA